In Eubalaena glacialis isolate mEubGla1 chromosome 12, mEubGla1.1.hap2.+ XY, whole genome shotgun sequence, a single window of DNA contains:
- the TNFAIP3 gene encoding tumor necrosis factor alpha-induced protein 3 — MAEQLLPLALYLSNMRKAVKIRERTPEDIFKPTNGIIHHFKSMHRYTLEMFRTCQFCPQFREIIHNALIDRNIQASLESQKKLNWCQEVRKLVALKTNGDGNCLMHAASQYMWGVQDTDLVLRKALFSTLKETDTRNFKFRWQLESLKSQEFVETGLCYDTRNWTDEWDSLVKMASTDIPVARSGLQYNSLEEIHIFVLCNILRRPIIVISDKMLRSLESGSNFAPLKVGGIYLPLHWPAQECYRYPIILGYDSQHFVPLVTMKDSGPEIRAVPLVNRERGRFEDLKVHFLTDPENEMKEKLLKEYLMVIEIPVQGWDHGTTHLINAAKLDEANLPKEINLVDDYFELVQHEYKKWQENNEQGRRDTHPQNPLEPSVPQLSLMDIKCETPNCPFFMSVNTQPLCHECSERRQKKQTKAPKPSSKPGPEALPRLVLGASRGEAWSPEEPAGGPHSAPPTAPSLFLFSETTAMKCRSPGCPFTLNVQHNGFCERCHNARQLPAGHRSDPAQHLDPGKCRACLQDVTRTFNGICSACFKRTTAEPAPNLSSSSPLSCHQRSKSDPSQLAQSLSPHACRRAGPEAPSGRRSPAARTPGDRTGTSKCRKAGCMYFGTPENKGFCTLCFIEYRENKHFVPASGKASPMASRFQNTVPCLGRECGALGSSVFEGYCQKCFIEAQNQRFHEAKRTEEHLRASQHRDLPRATQSTPWSKCTRATCRNVLACCSQELCMECQHLGQRVGTSARRPEPVPEEPPTQRCRAPACDHFGNAKCNGYCNECFQFKQMYG; from the exons ATGGCTGAGCAACTCCTTCCTCTGGCTTTGTATTTGAGCAATATGCGGAAAGCTGTGAAGATAAGAGAGAGAACTccagaagatatttttaaacctACCAATGGAATCATTCACCATTTTAAATCCATGCACCGGTACACACTGGAAATGTTCAGAACTTGCCAGTTTTGTCCACAGTTTCGGGAGATCATCCACAATGCTCTCATCgacagaaacatccaggcctccCTGGAAAGCCAGAAGAAGCTCAACTGGTGTCAAGAAGTCAGGAAGCTTGTGGCGCTGAAAACAAATG GTGACGGAAACTGCCTCATGCACGCTGCTTCCCAGTACATGTGGGGTGTTCAGGACACAGACTTGGTCCTGAGAAAGGCGCTCTTCAGCACCCTCAAGGAGACGGACACCCGCAACTTTAAGTTCCGCTGGCAGCTGGAGTCTCTTAAGTCTCAGGAATTCGTGGAAACGGGGCTTTGCTACGATACCCGG AATTGGACTGATGAATGGGACAGCCTTGTCAAAATGGCATCCACGGACATACCAGTGGCCCGCAGTGGACTTCAGTATAATTCACTGGAAGAAATACACATATTTGTCCTTTGCAACATCCTCAGAAGGCCGATCATTGTCATTTCAG ACAAAATGCTGAGAAGTTTGGAATCGGGTTCCAATTTTGCTCCTTTGAAGGTGGGCGGAATTTACTTGCCTCTCCATTGGCCTGCGCAGGAATGCTACAGATACCCCATCATTCTCGGCTACGACAGCCAACACTTTGTACCCCTGGTGACCATGAAGGACAGTGGACCTG aaatcCGAGCTGTTCCACTTGttaacagagagagaggaagattcGAAGACTTAAAAGTTCACTTTTTGACAGATCCTGAAAATGAGATGAAGGAAAAGCTCCTGAAAGAGTACTTGATGGTGATAGAAATCCCTGTTCAAGGCTGGGACCATGGCACCACCCATTTAATTAACGCTGCGAA GTTGGATGAAGCTAACTTACCCAAAGAAATAAACCTGGTAGATGACTACTTTGAACTTGTCCAGCACGAGTACAAGAAGTGGCAGGAAAACAATGAGCAGGGGCGGAGAGACACGCACCCCCAGAATCCTTTGGAACCTTCCGTCCCCCAGCTTTCTCTCATGGACATCAAATGCGAAACACCCAACTGCCCTTTCTTCATGTCCGTGAACACCCAGCCTTTGTGCCACGAGTGCTCGGAGAGGcggcaaaagaaacaaaccaaagcCCCAAAGCCCAGCTCCAAGCCGGGCCCTGAGGCGCTGCCCCGCCTGGTGCTCGGGGCCTCCCGGGGGGAGGCCTGGAGCCCCGAGGAGCCCGCCGGGGGTCCCCACTCAGCCCCTCCGACAGCACCCAGTCTCTTCCTGTTCAGCGAGACCACGGCCATGAAGTGCAGGAGCCCCGGCTGCCCTTTCACCCTCAACGTGCAGCACAATGGCTTCTGCGAGCGATGCCACAACGCCCGGCAGCTTCCCGCGGGCCACCGCTCGGACCCCGCGCAGCATCTCGACCCCGGCAAGTGCCGAGCCTGCCTCCAGGACGTCACCAGGACGTTTAATGGGATCTGCAGTGCTTGCTTTAAAAGGACTACAGCCGAGCCCGCCCCGAACCTCAGctccagcagccccctctccTGCCACCAGCGCTCCAAGTCTGACCCCTCACAGCTCGCACAGAGCCTCTCCCCGCACGCCTGCCGCAGAGCCGGGCCCGAGGCTCCCTCTGGCCGCCGCTCCCCGGCCGCACGGACTCCAGGGGACAGGACGGGGACCAGCAAGTGCAGGAAAGCGGGCTGCATGTACTTTGGGACTCCAGAGAACAAAGGCTTTTGCACGCTGTGTTTCATCGAGTACAGAGAAAATAAAC ATTTTGTCCCTGCCTCAGGGAAAGCCAGCCCCATGGCCTCCAGGTTCCAGAACACTGTCCCCTGCCTGGGCAGAGAATGCGGCGCCCTCGGAAGCAGTGTGTTTGAAGGATACTGTCAGAAGTGTTTCATCGAAGCTCAGAATCAGAGATTTCATGAAGCGAAAAGGACTGAAGAGCACCTG AGGGCGAGCCAGCACCGAGACTTGCCCCGAGCCACCCAGAGCACCCCTTGGTCCAAGTGCACGCGGGCCACCTGCAGGAACGTGCTGGCCTGCTGCAGCCAGGAGCTGTGCATGGAGTGCCAGCACCTCGGCCAGCGCGTGGGCACCAGCGCCCGGCGGCCCGAGCCCGTCCCTGAGGAGCCCCCCACGCAGCGCTGCCGGGCCCCCGCCTGTGACCACTTCGGCAACGCCAAGTGCAACGGCTACTGCAACGAGTGCTTTCAGTTCAAGCAGATGTACGGCTAA